TGTCCTGGTCCTCGTTGAGCACACGCAGGGTGAGCTGAAGAACGCCACCCGCGAGCTCATCACCGCCGCCCGCGTCTTCGGTACCGTCGGTGCCGTCGTCGTCGGCGCCCCCGGCACCTCCGAGAAGCTGCAGCCCGCCCTGGCCGCCGCCGGCGCCGAGACCGTCTACGCCGCCGAGGCCGACTTCGCCGACAACCACGTCGTCACCCCCTCGGTGGACGCCGTCTCCGGCCTGGCCGCCCAGTTCCAGGTGCCGGTCATCATCTCCGCCTCCGCCGCCGGCAACGAGATCGCCGGCCGCGTCGGCGCCCGGGTCGCCTCCGGTGTGCTCTACGACCAGATCGAGATCAACGCCGACCGCAGCGCGAAGGGCTCGATCTTCGGTGGCGACTTCACCACCGAGAACACCGTCGGTGGCGCCGCACCGGTCTACACCCTGCGCTCCGGCGCCGTCGACCCGGTCGAGCAGGCCGCCGCCGGCACCGTGCAGCCCGTCGAACTCCCGGCTCCGGGCCCGACCGCCGTGACCGTCACCAACTTCGCGCCGGCCGAGCAGGCCGACCGCCCCGAGCTCACCGAGGCGAAGATCATCGTCTCCGGTGGCCGTGGTGTCGCCGGTCCGGAAGGCTTCCACGACGTCGTCGAGCCGCTCGCCGACGTCCTCGGTGCCGCCGTCGGTGCCTCCCGTGCCGCGGTCGACGCCGACTACTACCCGGGCAAGTTCCAGGTCGGCCAGACCGGTAAGACGGTCTCCCCGAACCTGTACATCGCCCTCGGCATCTCCGGCGCCATCCAGCACAAGGCCGGTATGCAGACCTCCAAGACCATCGTCGCCGTCAACAAGGACGAGGAGGCCGGCATCTTCGAGATCACCGACTTCGGCGTCGTCGGTGACCTGTTCAAGGTCGCCCCGCAGGCCACCGAGGAGCTCAAGAAGCGCCAGTAGGTGTGTTCCGCCCGTCGCGGCGGAAACTGCAGGTGAACACCGGTCAATTACCGGGAGACACCGCACGGTAGAATGGACGGCGATAACCGTCCGTGACCACCGGACCACAGGGTCCGCACCCGGTCGGGTGCGGACCCTGCGGTTGTCTCTGCACCATCCCCGCCCGTCGTCGTCCCGTCCCCGGAAGGACCCCCGCCTCAGTGACCACACTGATCGTCATTCTCGGCCTCATGCTCGCCACCGTCATCACCGTGGGCGTGGGTGACCGGGTCGGGTTGCCCTGGCCGGTCCTGCTGCTGCTGGTGACGACCGCGGCCATGTTCATCCCGGGAATGCCGACCGTCGACGTCGATCCGCACCTCATCCTCCCGCTGGCCCTGCCACCACTGCTGTGGGCGCTGGCCCGCCGGACATCGTGGGGGATGTTCCGGGACCAGTGGCGCTCCATCCTCAGCCTGTCGGTGATGCTCGTCATCGTGACCGTCGCTGTGGTCGCCGGCGTCGCCATGTGGATCATCCCGGGGCTCACCCTCGTCGGTGCCCTGGCGCTGGCCGCCGCGGTCGCCCCGCCCGACCCGGTCGCCGTGGAGGCGGTCGCCGAACCCGCGGGCATCCCGCGCCGCATCATCGGCACCCTGCA
This is a stretch of genomic DNA from Corynebacterium nuruki S6-4. It encodes these proteins:
- a CDS encoding electron transfer flavoprotein subunit alpha/FixB family protein, which codes for MTNVLVLVEHTQGELKNATRELITAARVFGTVGAVVVGAPGTSEKLQPALAAAGAETVYAAEADFADNHVVTPSVDAVSGLAAQFQVPVIISASAAGNEIAGRVGARVASGVLYDQIEINADRSAKGSIFGGDFTTENTVGGAAPVYTLRSGAVDPVEQAAAGTVQPVELPAPGPTAVTVTNFAPAEQADRPELTEAKIIVSGGRGVAGPEGFHDVVEPLADVLGAAVGASRAAVDADYYPGKFQVGQTGKTVSPNLYIALGISGAIQHKAGMQTSKTIVAVNKDEEAGIFEITDFGVVGDLFKVAPQATEELKKRQ